Proteins from one Malaya genurostris strain Urasoe2022 chromosome 2, Malgen_1.1, whole genome shotgun sequence genomic window:
- the LOC131429912 gene encoding myotubularin-related protein 2 — MDHHNSDFHRSSNSLDSDSKSSSLNSKHGMDTIVANESSFTYLSGENMQDIKNDVSYICPYSGPVVGTLNITNYRLHFRSQPSSDKDPVVIVDCPLGAVSRIEKVGGASSRGENSYGIDIFCKDMRNLRFAHKQENHSRRTVFEKLQLYAFPLANNGQLFAFNYKEKFPEDGWSVYEPVAELRRMGVNSANNDTWRITRINEKYEICDSYPSVWAVPKSAKDDLIKQVANFRSRNRLPVLCWIHPKSLATITRCSQPLVGVSGKRNDADETYINYIMEANAQSDKLSIFDARPNANAIANKAKGGGYESEDAYKNVELTFLDIHNIHVMRESLRKLKEICFPASDDQKWLSAVDSTYWLKHIKCILAGAVRIVDRIENMRMSVVVHCSDGWDRTSQLTALAMLLLDPYYRTLKGFEVLIEKEWLSFGHKFEQRIGHGDNHHSDADRSPVFLQFIDCVWQISKQFPHALEFNEYFLITVLDHLYSCRFGTFLYNTERERTQNDLKTRTVSLWSFINSSHEQYRNPLYGGRYIATLAVLKPVVSMRHIRLWKGLYCRWNPSMRQQDPVHQRTRELLALQEQLLKQVEEIRLEKNQRTHQQTRLTSPLH; from the exons ATGGATCACCACAACTCGGACTTTCATCGCAGCTCTAACTCACTCGATTCTGATTCGAAGTCAAGCTCGTTAAACTCCAAACACGGAATGGATACGATT GTTGCCAATGAATCGTCTTTCACCTACCTTTCCGGTGAAAATATGCAGGATATAAAAAATGACGTGTCCTACATCTGTCCGTACAGTGGACCAGTGGTAGGCACATTGAATATTACAAACTATAGACTGCACTTCCGCTCCCAGCCGTCAAGTGATAAGGATCCGGTTGTAATTGTTGATTGTCCACTTGGAGCAGTGAGCCGTATTGAGAAAGTCGGAGGAGCAAGTTCCAGGGGTGAAAATTCGTAcggtatcgatattttttgcaaGGATATGCGTAATCTAAGATTCGCACATAAGCAAGAGAATCATTCAAGGCGAACAGTATTCGAGAAGCTACAATTGTATGCGTTTCCCCTGGCTAACAATGGACAACTGTTTGCTTTCAACTACAAGGAAAAATTTCCAGAAGACGGTTGGAGTGTTTACGAACCGGTCGCAGAACTTCGACGAATGGGAGTAAATAGTGCCAATAATGACACCTGGCGAATTACGAGGATCAACGAAAAGTACGAGATTTGCGACAGTTATCCTTCGGTTTGGGCTGTTCCGAAATCAGCCAAAGACGATTTGATCAAACAAGTGGCAAATTTCCGATCACGGAATCGTCTTCCGGTTCTTTGTTGGATCCACCCGAAATCACTGGCCACTATTACTCGTTGCTCGCAACCCCTGGTCGGAGTTAGTGGCAAACGAAACGATGCGGACGAGACCTACATCAACTACATTATGGAGGCAAATGCACAATCGGATAAGCTGTCGATTTTCGACGCTCGACCGAACGCGAACGCCATCGCTAACAAGGCCAAAGGAGGCGGCTATGAATCGGAGGATGCGTACAAAAACGTCGAGCTAACATTTCTCGACATTCATAATATTCATGTGATGCGTGAGAGCTTGCGAAAGTTGAAGGAAATTTGTTTCCCGGCTAGCGATGATCAAAAGTGGCTTTCGGCGGTCGACAGTACCTACTGGCTGAAGCATATCAAGTGCATTTTGGCCGGTGCGGTACGAATCGTCGATAGG ATCGAAAATATGCGCATGTCGGTTGTTGTTCACTGTTCGGATGGATGGGATCGTACCTCGCAGTTAACGGCTCTGGCTATGCTCTTACTTGATCCTTACTATCGTACATTGAAAGGCTTCGAAGTATTGATTGAAAAAGAGTGGCTTAGCTTTGGACACAAATTTGAACAA CGCATTGGTCACGGCGACAATCATCATTCGGATGCCGATCGGTCCCCGGTATTTCTGCAGTTTATCGATTGTGTGTGGCAAATTTCCAAACAGTTTCCGCACGCTCTCGAGTTCAATGAGTACTTCCTGATAACCGTGCTCGACCATTTGTACTCGTGCCGATTCGGAACGTTTCTGTACAACACAGAACGGGAGCGTACACAAAATG ATCTAAAGACCCGTACCGTCTCACTGTGGTCGTTTATCAATTCCTCGCACGAACAGTATCGCAATCCGTTGTACGGAGGCCGATATATAGCCACCCTTGCCGTACTGAAGCCGGTGGTCAGCATGCGACACATACGACTCTGGAAGGGTCTCTACTGTCGATGGAATCCAAGTATGCGACAGCAAGATCCCGTCCATCAGCGAACCCGGGAACTGCTGGCCCTTCAGGAGCAGTTGCTCAAGCAGGTGGAAGAAATTCGGCTGGAGAAAAACCAAAGGACGCATCAGCAGACGCGGCTCACTTCGCCACTGCATTAG